One stretch of Paraburkholderia fungorum DNA includes these proteins:
- a CDS encoding bifunctional aspartate transaminase/aspartate 4-decarboxylase, whose product MAKDKGDKKHADMAQPGLSALSPFELKDELIKAAGGGAVERPANASMLNAGRGNPNFLATIPRHGFWQLGLFAMRESERSFAYMPEGVGGFPKREGLTERFDLFLRENKGVPGIDFLRGAISYVRDQLGYSGTDFLYEMCEGILASNYPVPDRMLKISELIVGQYLRKEMIGDHPFVGEFDVFAVEGGTAAMTYIFNTMRENHLIKPGDTIALGMPIFTPYIEIPRLNDYQLNVVNLEADVASGWQYSKKELDKLRDPKVKAFFLVNPSNPPSVKMNDESLAYIAEIVKERPDLILLTDDVYGTFADDFVSLFALAPKNTILVYSYSKYFGATGWRLGTIATHRDNVLDKLIAELPKDAKKQLHERYESITTEPDKLKFIDRLVADSRTVALNHTAGLSTPQQVQMVLFSLFSLMDTPDAYKNALKRLIRKRKQALYEEVGISFEDDDPNQVDYYTILDIEFLGERMFGREFVEWLYKNTEPSELLFRLAREARVVLLPGRGFGTQHPSGRVSLANLNESDYRQIGRALRKLIEDYVEQFNAATGKKLDKTAVK is encoded by the coding sequence ATGGCAAAGGATAAGGGCGACAAGAAGCACGCGGACATGGCGCAACCCGGTCTCTCCGCGCTCAGCCCGTTCGAACTGAAAGACGAACTGATCAAGGCCGCTGGCGGCGGCGCGGTGGAGCGGCCCGCCAATGCGTCGATGCTGAACGCCGGGCGCGGCAATCCGAATTTTCTCGCGACGATCCCGCGTCACGGCTTCTGGCAACTGGGGCTTTTTGCGATGCGCGAGTCCGAGCGCTCGTTCGCGTATATGCCGGAAGGCGTCGGCGGTTTCCCGAAGCGCGAAGGATTGACGGAGCGTTTCGACCTGTTCCTGCGCGAGAACAAGGGCGTGCCCGGGATCGACTTTCTGCGCGGCGCGATCTCGTACGTGCGCGATCAACTCGGTTACTCCGGGACCGACTTCCTGTACGAAATGTGCGAGGGCATTCTCGCGTCGAACTATCCGGTGCCGGACCGGATGCTCAAGATATCCGAGTTGATCGTCGGACAGTATTTGCGCAAGGAGATGATCGGCGATCATCCGTTTGTCGGCGAATTCGACGTGTTCGCGGTGGAAGGCGGCACGGCGGCGATGACGTACATCTTCAACACGATGCGTGAGAATCACCTGATCAAACCGGGCGACACGATCGCGCTCGGCATGCCGATTTTCACGCCGTATATCGAGATTCCGCGTCTGAACGACTATCAGTTGAACGTGGTGAATCTCGAAGCCGATGTCGCCAGTGGCTGGCAGTATTCGAAGAAGGAACTCGACAAGCTGCGCGATCCGAAGGTGAAGGCGTTCTTCCTCGTGAACCCGAGCAACCCGCCGTCGGTGAAGATGAACGACGAGAGCCTCGCGTACATCGCCGAGATCGTCAAGGAACGCCCCGATCTGATTCTGCTGACCGACGACGTGTACGGCACCTTCGCCGACGACTTCGTTTCGCTGTTCGCGCTCGCGCCGAAGAACACGATTCTCGTGTACTCGTATTCGAAATATTTCGGCGCGACCGGCTGGCGTCTGGGCACGATCGCGACGCATCGCGACAACGTGCTCGACAAGCTGATCGCCGAATTGCCGAAGGACGCGAAGAAGCAGTTGCACGAGCGTTACGAGTCGATCACGACCGAGCCGGACAAGCTGAAGTTCATCGACCGCCTGGTGGCCGACAGCCGCACCGTCGCCCTGAATCACACGGCGGGGCTATCGACGCCGCAGCAGGTGCAGATGGTGCTGTTCTCCCTGTTCTCGCTGATGGACACGCCGGACGCCTACAAGAACGCGCTGAAGCGCCTGATCCGCAAACGCAAGCAGGCGCTCTACGAAGAGGTGGGCATTTCGTTCGAGGACGACGATCCGAATCAGGTCGACTACTACACGATTCTCGACATCGAGTTTCTCGGCGAGAGGATGTTCGGGCGCGAGTTCGTCGAGTGGCTTTATAAAAACACCGAGCCGTCCGAACTGCTGTTCCGACTGGCGCGTGAAGCGCGCGTCGTGCTGCTGCCGGGGCGTGGCTTCGGTACCCAGCATCCGTCGGGCCGGGTGTCGCTCGCCAATCTGAACGAGTCCGACTATCGGCAGATCGGACGCGCGCTGCGCAAGCTGATCGAGGACTATGTTGAGCAATTCAACGCGGCAACCGGCAAGAAGCTCGATAAAACCGCTGTGAAATAA
- a CDS encoding carboxylate--amine ligase, which yields MTSAYGSEQLAGVIVGAQLNGLGVARSLAPAGVPIIAVDTRNTSAGLWSRHVSGYFIKSFIGKSFADDMIELGKKFSRPPVLILTDEDAVHAVSENRDALSHWFRFRLPVDDTVKMLSNKARFHDFAQQHNFPVPRSVILERPADIEYLSELRYPCVLKPEDKRNVLRGDKERAVRVDSLHEARERALAMLNSPGGIIAQEWIEGPDSNIHFTLFYRGDGGNVVSVFTGRKVLSSPPGIGNTAICIAAPEARAALEPMTLAFAEQAGFDGMGSIEYKWDDNHRRFVMVEPTVGRTDWQEEIATLSGVNIPLSAYRHEVGLPPIPDRPSRVPVAWRASFTDHVPPDVLPESTRIVDGYFRWQDPFPALQFYCLLSPLRRMKRRWLAIREVDSRHVKA from the coding sequence ATGACGAGCGCATACGGTTCTGAGCAACTGGCTGGGGTCATCGTCGGCGCGCAACTCAACGGACTCGGCGTGGCGCGATCGCTTGCGCCGGCAGGCGTCCCGATCATCGCGGTCGATACGAGAAATACCAGTGCGGGACTGTGGAGCCGCCACGTTAGCGGCTATTTCATCAAGAGCTTTATCGGCAAGAGCTTTGCCGACGACATGATCGAGCTGGGCAAAAAATTCAGCCGCCCGCCCGTGCTTATATTGACCGACGAAGATGCGGTGCACGCGGTTTCCGAGAATCGCGATGCGCTGTCTCACTGGTTTCGCTTCCGTTTGCCGGTGGACGACACGGTCAAGATGTTGTCGAACAAAGCGAGATTTCACGATTTTGCGCAGCAGCATAATTTCCCGGTTCCTCGTTCCGTGATTCTGGAACGGCCTGCCGACATCGAATATCTGTCGGAGCTGCGCTACCCATGCGTGCTCAAACCGGAAGACAAGCGCAACGTACTCAGAGGAGACAAGGAGCGGGCCGTTCGCGTCGACTCGTTGCACGAGGCGCGCGAACGGGCTCTCGCCATGCTGAACTCGCCGGGCGGCATCATCGCGCAGGAATGGATCGAAGGACCCGACAGCAATATCCATTTCACGCTGTTTTATCGCGGTGACGGCGGCAACGTGGTCAGCGTGTTCACCGGTCGCAAGGTGCTCAGTTCGCCGCCCGGAATAGGGAATACGGCCATCTGCATCGCCGCGCCCGAAGCGCGCGCCGCACTCGAGCCGATGACGTTGGCGTTTGCCGAGCAGGCCGGTTTCGACGGCATGGGCAGCATCGAATACAAATGGGACGACAACCACCGGCGCTTCGTGATGGTTGAGCCGACCGTCGGCCGGACCGACTGGCAGGAAGAAATCGCGACGCTCAGCGGCGTGAATATTCCGCTTTCCGCGTACCGGCACGAAGTGGGATTGCCGCCGATTCCCGACAGACCGAGCCGGGTACCGGTAGCGTGGCGAGCGTCTTTTACCGACCACGTGCCGCCCGATGTCCTGCCCGAGAGCACCCGGATCGTGGACGGCTATTTCCGCTGGCAGGATCCGTTTCCCGCGCTGCAATTCTATTGTCTGCTGAGTCCGCTGCGACGCATGAAGCGTCGCTGGCTGGCGATCAGGGAAGTCGACTCACGGCACGTAAAGGCTTAA
- a CDS encoding pyridoxal-phosphate-dependent aminotransferase family protein, with the protein MPTPSSHTVASAVPCPVVESLDAILPEEPLLMMGAGPVPIPAAVAKANTIVINHLGATMVKVIGQVKTMARYVFQTQSKWVLGVAGPGSGAMEMAISNLAWEGTRVLCIKNGFFSDRMGEMGRRVGAKVSTLEVDDRTVASLDQIAEAIRRERPEIVTVVQGETSNTVWNYHLKDIAALAKAAGALVIVDAVCTLSTMPLEMDAWGIDAVITGGQKGLSSIPGVSLIAFSDAAWARVKGRTAPNAHWCLDASLAENFWHNAGYHYTAPVSGVLALHEALRLVCSETLEKRFARHLKCSLALQQGVTALGLQLYAPEPCRLNSVVGIEVPAGLTPADVCSHISRQHQVEISGSFGLPIVRIGQMGEQCREHNLFRTVHALGRTMVDLGVKVDLPAGVAALERGLSEGK; encoded by the coding sequence ATGCCGACTCCCTCATCCCATACTGTTGCATCCGCAGTGCCCTGTCCGGTTGTCGAATCGCTCGACGCCATCCTCCCCGAAGAGCCGCTACTGATGATGGGCGCCGGCCCCGTGCCGATTCCCGCGGCTGTCGCCAAAGCCAACACGATCGTCATCAATCACCTGGGCGCGACGATGGTCAAGGTGATCGGCCAGGTGAAGACGATGGCGCGCTACGTCTTCCAGACGCAATCGAAATGGGTGCTGGGCGTGGCGGGACCGGGATCGGGCGCGATGGAAATGGCGATCTCCAATCTCGCGTGGGAAGGCACGCGCGTGCTGTGCATCAAGAACGGCTTCTTCAGCGACCGGATGGGCGAGATGGGCCGCCGCGTCGGCGCAAAGGTCAGCACGCTCGAAGTGGACGACCGCACGGTGGCGAGCCTTGACCAGATCGCCGAGGCGATCCGCCGCGAGCGTCCCGAGATCGTGACCGTGGTGCAGGGCGAGACGTCGAATACGGTGTGGAACTACCACCTGAAAGATATCGCCGCTCTGGCGAAAGCAGCCGGCGCACTGGTGATCGTCGATGCCGTGTGCACATTGAGCACGATGCCGCTCGAAATGGACGCGTGGGGTATCGACGCGGTGATTACGGGCGGGCAGAAGGGCTTGTCGTCGATTCCCGGTGTCTCGCTGATCGCGTTCTCCGACGCCGCCTGGGCGCGCGTCAAGGGACGCACCGCGCCGAATGCGCATTGGTGTCTCGATGCGTCGCTCGCGGAAAACTTCTGGCATAACGCCGGCTATCACTACACGGCGCCGGTGTCGGGCGTGCTGGCCTTGCACGAAGCGCTGCGGCTGGTGTGCTCCGAGACGCTCGAAAAGCGCTTTGCGCGTCATTTGAAGTGCTCGCTGGCGCTGCAGCAGGGCGTGACCGCGCTGGGCTTGCAGTTGTACGCACCGGAGCCGTGCCGCCTGAATTCGGTGGTCGGAATCGAAGTGCCGGCGGGGTTGACTCCGGCGGATGTCTGTTCGCATATCTCGCGGCAGCATCAGGTGGAAATCTCGGGCTCGTTCGGTTTGCCGATTGTCCGCATCGGGCAGATGGGCGAGCAATGCCGCGAACACAATCTCTTCCGCACCGTGCACGCGCTCGGCCGGACGATGGTGGATCTCGGCGTGAAAGTGGATCTGCCCGCCGGCGTCGCGGCACTCGAACGCGGTCTTTCCGAAGGCAAATAG